From the Companilactobacillus ginsenosidimutans genome, the window ACAGGAGATTTGAGTTTTACTATTTCCTGCAAAGACTGTTTTAAAAATTCCAACTGATCGTGCTCATTATTTAAATTATATCTCCTGCGGAAATAACTTAGAATGAATGAAATTGGTGTTTGAACCGAATTCTCAGTCAGTTGTTTAAACTTATCCGCTCCAGAACTACGGATAAATTCATCAGGATCTTGTTTGTTAGGAATACTAATGACGCCATAAGTGAATCGCTCGTCATTAAGTTGAGTCAATGCACGGTAAGTAGCTTCAACTCCGGGATCATCTCCATCATAACAAACATTAATCTGATTGGTTGATCGATTTAGAACATATAATTGTTGATCAGTGAGACTCGTTCCCATTGATGCTACACCGTTAGTAACACCTGCTGCATAGGCACTCATCACATCCATAAATCCTTCAAAAAGAATTACGTTCTTTTGTTCTCGAATACCACGCTTAGCAAGGTTCAAGTTGAACAAAGTTTTACCTTTGTTAAAAATTGTTGTTTCTGGACTATTTAAGTATTTTGCAACACCTTGTTCTTTATTAAGAATTCGTCCAGAAAACGCAATAATTTTGCCGTTCTCATCCTTAATTGGAATCATGATACGATCACGAAAACGGTCGAACAAATCACCATCCTCGTTTTCGGCGAATAATCCCGATTTTCGTAAAATATCTTCAGAAATATTTTTATTTTTGAAAAACTCCAACAATAAATTCGAATTATTTGGTGCATAGCCAATATCAAATGTATCAATGAGATTGGTTGTAATATTTCTATCTGAAAGATACTTCAAAGGTACTGTGCCACCGTCAGTTTTTGTCAAAATATGGCTATAAAGCTTGGATGCATCTGCTTGCATTTGAAGTAAAACTCGGCTATCAGAACTTTGATATTGCTGGTTTCCAGCAGACTCAAATTGTTCTGGCACAGGAATGTTGCTCATTTGGGCAACTTCAACCACAGCTTCAGGGAATGATTTATCTTGAATTTCCATGATAAATTTAAAAACATTTCCCCCACGACCACAACTGAAGCAATGGAATATTTGTTTATTTTCTTGAACAGAAAACGAAGGTGTCCTTTCTTCATGAAAAGGACACAATCCAAACAGGTTCTTACCCTTTTTATTTAATTGTACATATCTACTTACAACATCAACGATGTTGGTTTTTGAGGTAACTTCATCAATAAATTCTTGTGGAATTCTCGTTGCCATGGCCGTCACCCCCTCAAAGAATAATGATAAAAAACAGTGAACTATAGTGTATCACGATTCACTGTTCTTTACAAGTATTTTTTTATTTAACTACTATTTTAGACAAATCTCCTAATTTTGCAATTAAATGGTTTGTAATTACTAATTGAGTTAGACGATTCTTTTTAATATCCTCATTTTTATCCATAATCATATTTTCTTCGAAATAAGAATTAATTACTTCTTTCAATGAAGCAAGTTGATCATACAAATTAGTTGCATCTTTTGATTGAGAATTATAGATTGCTTGAACTTGTTTGTCCAATTCTTTCTCTGATGGATTTTCAAATAACGAATCGGCCATCTTCAAATCAGCACTATACTTGAAATCTGCTTTGGCCGCCAAGTTAACAACACGTCCAAGTGCTTCCATGATAGATTTAAAATCTACGTCGGCGACATGCTTTTGTAATACTTTAGCTGTATTTATCATAGAAATTGGGTCGATATTTGATCCTGAAGTGACGGCATCAACAATATCGTTTCTAACTGAAGTTGTATTCAACAATTGCTTGACACGATCAATTAAGAAGTCATTTAAATCATTAGCATTAGCCTGTAAATCAAGTTTTGCTGGAACGTTTAAGTTTTCAACAACGAATTTTTGTAAATCATTTAAATTCATTGACCAGTTATTTGCATCAAGAATTCTAATAATTCCGTAAGCTTGACGTCTCAACGCATATGGATCATTTGAGCCACTTGGAATTAAACCGACTGCATAAAATGTTACAAGAGAATCAATTTTATCAGCGATTGCTAAGGTTGCACCAACAGAAGTTGCTGGAAGTTCTCCGTCAGAAGAAATTGGCATGTAGTGTTCACGAATAGCTTTTGCAACACCATCACTCTCACCCATTATGCTGGCATATTTTTCTCCCATCACACCTTGTAATTCCGGAAATTCGTCAACCATATTAGTAACAAGATCAAATTTGTAAATATCGCTTGCACGGAGTAGATCCGTTTTCTCAGATTCACTTAATCCAAACAATCCCGCTAGATGTTCAGAAATTTGATGTACACGTTGCATTTTTTCATACATTGTTCCAATTTTAACGTGGAAATTAACAGTTTTAAGTTTAGCAACATAATCAGAAATTGATTTCTTTTGATCTTCCTTAAAGAAGAAATCGGCATCTTCAAGTCTAGCAACTAGAACCTTCTCATTACCTTGGATAACATTTTCAATGTGTTCCGAATTACCATTTCTAACACCAATAAAGTCTGGTTCAAGTTTTCCATCATGACTACGTGCATAGAAATATCTTTGATTATCCTTCATCGAAGTAATCAATACTTCTTCAGGAATTTCCAAATATTTACTATCAAATGTACCGTGGAATGTTGTTGGAAATTCAACTAGGTTATTTACTTCTTCAAGTAAATCCTCGTCTATATCTACTACCCAATCATTGTCATCAGCAATTGTTTGAATTTGATCTCTAATTAAATCCTTACGTTCCTTTGCATCAACAATAACAAATTGACTTCTAAGTTTTTCAACATAATCTCTTACGCTGTCAATCTCAACGTCCTCACCTAAAAAGCGATGGCCACGAGTCATGCGTCCAGATTCGACATCAAGAATTTTAAGTGAAATTTCTTCATCGTCCAATAGTGAAACTAGCCAGTGAATTGGACGGATATATTCGAAGTCATAGTTTCCCCAACGCATACGTGTTGGAAATGTTAAAGATTTAATTACTTCAGTCATTCCTTTAAGTACTTCAGAAACATCTTTTCCTGATTCATGTTTTTGAATGTAGGCGTATTCAACACCCTTTAATTCTTCAAAAAAGATGTCATCAGGAGTCATTCCCTGTCCTCTTGCAAATCCTTGAGCGGCTTTACTCCAATTACCCTCATCATCTTGAGCAATTTTCTTTGATGGACCTTTAGCTTTAACATCGATGTCATCTTGCTTTTCGGCAATGTCTTTGATGATAATGGCTAGTCTTCTAGGAGTTGAATATTTATCAA encodes:
- the dnaG gene encoding DNA primase codes for the protein MATRIPQEFIDEVTSKTNIVDVVSRYVQLNKKGKNLFGLCPFHEERTPSFSVQENKQIFHCFSCGRGGNVFKFIMEIQDKSFPEAVVEVAQMSNIPVPEQFESAGNQQYQSSDSRVLLQMQADASKLYSHILTKTDGGTVPLKYLSDRNITTNLIDTFDIGYAPNNSNLLLEFFKNKNISEDILRKSGLFAENEDGDLFDRFRDRIMIPIKDENGKIIAFSGRILNKEQGVAKYLNSPETTIFNKGKTLFNLNLAKRGIREQKNVILFEGFMDVMSAYAAGVTNGVASMGTSLTDQQLYVLNRSTNQINVCYDGDDPGVEATYRALTQLNDERFTYGVISIPNKQDPDEFIRSSGADKFKQLTENSVQTPISFILSYFRRRYNLNNEHDQLEFLKQSLQEIVKLKSPVEIDMYVGRVAEELQVSKESINKELDNLRRKNAIEKPANNYKNVQKAKLEEVTAAVPEKFDRIEKSERNLIFWAISFPEIRVRLKGNDFKFVHQSYQKIFNSLISYTEKEGYDDDVNVSDFMNVLDDDCKNVLADVEMMQMPSEYNDDEIQDYISNIQNSDLEFKMTDINRQLKKAAMVGDNKLQLELTQELINVRRLLTSN
- the glyS gene encoding glycine--tRNA ligase subunit beta; the protein is MTKNYLLEIGLEEMPAHVVTPSINQLAQKTAKFLKDNRISFSEIDKYSTPRRLAIIIKDIAEKQDDIDVKAKGPSKKIAQDDEGNWSKAAQGFARGQGMTPDDIFFEELKGVEYAYIQKHESGKDVSEVLKGMTEVIKSLTFPTRMRWGNYDFEYIRPIHWLVSLLDDEEISLKILDVESGRMTRGHRFLGEDVEIDSVRDYVEKLRSQFVIVDAKERKDLIRDQIQTIADDNDWVVDIDEDLLEEVNNLVEFPTTFHGTFDSKYLEIPEEVLITSMKDNQRYFYARSHDGKLEPDFIGVRNGNSEHIENVIQGNEKVLVARLEDADFFFKEDQKKSISDYVAKLKTVNFHVKIGTMYEKMQRVHQISEHLAGLFGLSESEKTDLLRASDIYKFDLVTNMVDEFPELQGVMGEKYASIMGESDGVAKAIREHYMPISSDGELPATSVGATLAIADKIDSLVTFYAVGLIPSGSNDPYALRRQAYGIIRILDANNWSMNLNDLQKFVVENLNVPAKLDLQANANDLNDFLIDRVKQLLNTTSVRNDIVDAVTSGSNIDPISMINTAKVLQKHVADVDFKSIMEALGRVVNLAAKADFKYSADLKMADSLFENPSEKELDKQVQAIYNSQSKDATNLYDQLASLKEVINSYFEENMIMDKNEDIKKNRLTQLVITNHLIAKLGDLSKIVVK